A single Halictus rubicundus isolate RS-2024b unplaced genomic scaffold, iyHalRubi1_principal scaffold0111, whole genome shotgun sequence DNA region contains:
- the LOC143363748 gene encoding uncharacterized protein LOC143363748 has product MSPTRKVSKIPKHNISKKRIIFESSDSSDSSKESQPIEPSQIETPNVHSITTNKDEGQLAALSRQYIEIKYDVKLILNKLENIERLLNVRVTGGSSHDELDNNFLNQLPLASVVAINDFDTMISEHTEKFNSLVCIYCCLVCGTYI; this is encoded by the exons atgtcgccaacgagaaaagtatccaaaattccaaaacacaatatatccaaaaagcgcattattttcgaatcatccgattcatctgattcttcgaaagaaagccaaccaattgagccatcgcaaatagaaacaccaa ATGTACATAGTATAACAACAAATAAGGATGAGGGACAATTGGCCGCATTAAGTCGgcaatatatcgaaataaaatacgacgtaaaattaattttaaataaattagagaatattgaaagattattaaatgttagagtaacgggtggaagcagccatgacgaattagataataattttctaaatcaattaccattagcgtcggtagttgccatcaacgattttgatacgatgatatcagaacacacagaaaaatttaattcgctggtttgtatttactgttgtttggtatgtggtacatatatataa
- the LOC143363745 gene encoding uncharacterized protein LOC143363745 — MSPTRKVSKIPKHNISKKRIIFESSDSSDSSKESQPIEPSQIETPNVHSITTNKDEGQLAALSRQYIEIKYDVKLILNKLENIERLLNVRVTGGSSHDELDNNFLNQLPLASVVAINDFDTMISEHTEKFNSLVCIYCCLVCGTPLRYKITEVQQP; from the exons atgtcgccaacgagaaaagtatccaaaattccaaaacacaatatatccaaaaagcgcattattttcgaatcatccgattcatctgattcttcgaaagaaagccaaccaattgagccatcgcaaatagaaacaccaa ATGTACATAGTATAACAACAAATAAGGATGAGGGACAATTGGCCGCATTAAGTCGgcaatatatcgaaataaaatacgacgtaaaattaattttaaataaattagagaatattgaaagattattaaatgttagagtaacgggtggaagcagccatgacgaattagataataattttctaaatcaattaccattagcgtcggtagttgccatcaacgattttgatacgatgatatcagaacacacagaaaaatttaattcgctggtttgtatttactgttgtttggtatgtg GAACACCACTACGTTACAAGATCACCGAGGTACAACAACCGTAG